DNA sequence from the Poecilia reticulata strain Guanapo linkage group LG19, Guppy_female_1.0+MT, whole genome shotgun sequence genome:
CATAAGCGCTATGGACTCAATACACTCAAaagacacaactttttatgaactgtgtgatgctgtgaaagCTCcagtggagccagctgcacattgtcaaggaacaaacaacaaaaaaaaaaaaacatcctcctcCTACTATTTCCTatcgtcttcttcatggttttcaccagtagtaacatccggaaGTTGATCACGTGATTCATGTGGCgcgaaaaaaagtgtttccgacagttttgcgaaatacatcTATTTCGACATGCTTGAAACACCACCTcgaaaaaaagatacatttcatatttgcatgtttccattaagcgaATTTATTTttcgtaatttcaatttgcgcagTTCTATGGTTAATGCAAACGCCgctaatgtggaaaaaaaaagttcagctttaAATAGTTTTGTAAAGTCTTGCTTTCACTTTTGATGTACATTTGtccaaaaatgtacattatatATTTCTATATACCTGGCGGACAGTTGAGatccttgttgttgttgtgcagCTTAATCAGATTCATGGCCTTGTTATACCGTTCACTTGACTCCGGTATACCCAGCAGGCTCACATCGTAGGCATCCAgaacaacaaatacaaacccGGGGAAAGGGCTAAACTTGTAGGCGTAGATGTCACCCTGCTTCGGTCTCCAGTCCGCGTTCAGGCTGCTGTCCAGCGACGACCCCATCAGCTGGCTCCTGCTGAAGTTATAAAACTCATGGTTGCCCCACACGTGGTGCACCTTGACGGGGCAGGAGGCGAACTCCCGCATCACSGTGTCCAGCGCTCGCTGCGAGGCGCCGTTGGGCTTGTTGAAACCGTCGATCACGTCCCCGAGCTGGAGGATGAAATCGGGCTTGACAGCCGAGTCGGACCAACTTTCTAAGGcgttctgcagcagcttcaggctGCTCCGGTAGTACCGCTTCCTTGTCCGGGAGAAATTGAATCCGTCATCAATGTCCGCGTACTGAATGTCAGCGATTACGCCGAATGTAAACAGCGGCGCCGGTTGTCGTGGAGAGAGGTCCATACCGGAGTTTCTCTGCCAAAGAGCGGGACTCCTGTGTCCACCGAGGGAGCGACAACACTGACCCGAGACCCAGCTTCCTGGATTACCTTTACATACCGTTCAGTTTTCTGATCAATCCCATGTTATTGACACCGGTAGCACACACTTAACGCCCAGGGGTTACTGTGTACTACGGTATGGCACAATAAAACTACTTCCGGTGCCGCAATcgttcaaaataaaagccacataCCCATGGAAATGCATATATGAACACCAAGGttccaaaatatgaaaaatatatccAGAAAAATTCATTACTTGGAATTCATTACCAtgaaatccaaaataaaatcattttggaAAACTGTCCCTTTTGACAGTTGAAATGCCTCAGTTACAACACTATTTATTAGCGTTGTCATGTAAACTAATAATTGAATTTCATTGTAAAATGGCATTACTAACCcttaaaagtttaataagtaTAATGCTGTGGttgtaatttacatttaaaaaagaggaCATTTAATGCATTATTACAATAAATTTACTAATAAGATTTCCTTCcagtattagaaaaaaaatactgtttttagttttcattcaaactttttatttctgaatatttaattagttctacaagtgtttttttgttgttggttttttttttggtaaagtaTGTTTCTACTGCGAAATGGCAATTTCGGAAATGTGATTACTGCTGTCCCTCTTCATTTTCCTTTGGAAGGGGAACGACTGGTGTCAGGCTAGTAATACACTCAGGAGACCACTTGGGGACACCATCAGAGGGCATCGTTTCCTCAGGTTGATCCTATAAAGAACAGAGGGAGACACAGACCAATCAAGAAGAAATGCTAGAAAATGATCCGTAAGATTTTGCAGCAACTTATTTTACACATATAAATCAGGCAGAAAATTATGACCACATTCCCAATGGTGTAAACAAGAGCTGCAGTTTTGGAGAAAAGATTATAACACCAAAATGGTATACTGGAAGTGTCATGTGTGCCACCCATATACAGGAGCCATGTTGAAGA
Encoded proteins:
- the adprm gene encoding manganese-dependent ADP-ribose/CDP-alcohol diphosphatase, coding for MDLSPRQPAPLFTFGVIADIQYADIDDGFNFSRTRKRYYRSSLKLLQNALESWSDSAVKPDFILQLGDVIDGFNKPNGASQRALDTVMREFASCPVKVHHVWGNHEFYNFSRSQLMGSSLDSSLNADWRPKQGDIYAYKFSPFPGFVFVVLDAYDVSLLGIPESSERYNKAMNLIKLHNNNKDLNCPPELQCHSRFTMFNGGFSQEQLDWLDSLLSVADEKQEKVTLVSHIPVHPGTTDYVCLAWNHEELLAIIRSHSCVVCYMAGHAHDGGYCLDTGAHHLTLDGVIETRPDSDAYATVSVYPDRMELTGSGRVMDRVFLFS